In Mus caroli chromosome 19, CAROLI_EIJ_v1.1, whole genome shotgun sequence, a genomic segment contains:
- the Cuedc2 gene encoding CUE domain-containing protein 2 isoform X1 — MELERIVGSALLAFVQTHLPEADLSGLDEVIFSYVLGVLEDLGPSGPSEENFDMEAFTEMMEAYVPGFAHIPRGIIGDMMQKLSVQLSDARNKENLHPQSSCVQGQVPIFPETPRQPEKLEEKSRPPAAPGNTLDEAAAAEEELPGVDVLLEVFPTCSMEQAQWVLAKARGDLEEAVHMLVEGKEEGPPGWDGPSQDLPRRLRGPQKDDLKSFILQKYMMVDRAEDQKTHRPMAPKEAPKKLIRYIDNQVVSTKGERFKDVRNPEAEEMKATYINLKPARKYRFH; from the exons ATGGAGTTGGAGAGGATCGTCGGCTCAGCCCTCCTCGCCTTCGTTCAGACACACCTGCCAGAGGCAGACCTCAG TGGCTTGGATGAAGTCATCTTCTCCTATGTGCTTGGGGTCCTGGAGGACCTGGGCCCCTCAGGGCCATCAGAGGAGAACTTTGATATGGAGGCCTTCACTGAAATGATGGAGGCTTATGTGCCTGGCTTTGCCCACATCCCCAG AGGTATAATAGGAGATATGATGCAGAAGCTCTCAGTGCAGCTGAGCGATGCTAGAAACAAAG AGAACCTGCACCCACAGAGCTCCTGTGTCCAAGGTCAGGTGCCCATTTTTCCAGAGACCCCGAGGCAACCTGAAAAGCTcgaagaaaagagcaggcctcccgcTGCTCCTGGGAACACCCTAGATGAG GCAGCTGCGGCAGAGGAAGAACTGCCAGGAGTCGATGTGCTCCTGGAGGTCTTCCCTACCTGCTCTATGGAGCAGGCCCAGTGGGTGCTGGCCAAAGCTCGGGGGGACTTGGAGGAAGCTGTGCACATGCTGGTAGAGGGCAAGGAAGAGGGACCTCCAGGCTGGGACGGCCCAAGTCAG GACTTGCCCAGGCGTCTCAGAGGCCCCCAAAAGGATGACTTGAAGTCTTTCATCCTTCAGAA GTACATGATGGTAGACAGGGCGGAGGACCAGAAGACTCACCGACCTATGGCTCCCAAGGAG GCCCCCAAGAAGCTGATCCGATACATCGACAACCAAGTAGTGAGCACCAAGGGAGAGCGATTCAAAGATGTCCGGAACCCTGAGGCCGAGGAGATGAAGGCCACATACATCAACCTCAAGCCGGCCAGAAAGTACCGCTTCCACTGA
- the Cuedc2 gene encoding CUE domain-containing protein 2 isoform X2, with amino-acid sequence MELERIVGSALLAFVQTHLPEADLSGLDEVIFSYVLGVLEDLGPSGPSEENFDMEAFTEMMEAYVPGFAHIPRGIIGDMMQKLSVQLSDARNKETPRQPEKLEEKSRPPAAPGNTLDEAAAAEEELPGVDVLLEVFPTCSMEQAQWVLAKARGDLEEAVHMLVEGKEEGPPGWDGPSQDLPRRLRGPQKDDLKSFILQKYMMVDRAEDQKTHRPMAPKEAPKKLIRYIDNQVVSTKGERFKDVRNPEAEEMKATYINLKPARKYRFH; translated from the exons ATGGAGTTGGAGAGGATCGTCGGCTCAGCCCTCCTCGCCTTCGTTCAGACACACCTGCCAGAGGCAGACCTCAG TGGCTTGGATGAAGTCATCTTCTCCTATGTGCTTGGGGTCCTGGAGGACCTGGGCCCCTCAGGGCCATCAGAGGAGAACTTTGATATGGAGGCCTTCACTGAAATGATGGAGGCTTATGTGCCTGGCTTTGCCCACATCCCCAG AGGTATAATAGGAGATATGATGCAGAAGCTCTCAGTGCAGCTGAGCGATGCTAGAAACAAAG AGACCCCGAGGCAACCTGAAAAGCTcgaagaaaagagcaggcctcccgcTGCTCCTGGGAACACCCTAGATGAG GCAGCTGCGGCAGAGGAAGAACTGCCAGGAGTCGATGTGCTCCTGGAGGTCTTCCCTACCTGCTCTATGGAGCAGGCCCAGTGGGTGCTGGCCAAAGCTCGGGGGGACTTGGAGGAAGCTGTGCACATGCTGGTAGAGGGCAAGGAAGAGGGACCTCCAGGCTGGGACGGCCCAAGTCAG GACTTGCCCAGGCGTCTCAGAGGCCCCCAAAAGGATGACTTGAAGTCTTTCATCCTTCAGAA GTACATGATGGTAGACAGGGCGGAGGACCAGAAGACTCACCGACCTATGGCTCCCAAGGAG GCCCCCAAGAAGCTGATCCGATACATCGACAACCAAGTAGTGAGCACCAAGGGAGAGCGATTCAAAGATGTCCGGAACCCTGAGGCCGAGGAGATGAAGGCCACATACATCAACCTCAAGCCGGCCAGAAAGTACCGCTTCCACTGA